The Brassica napus cultivar Da-Ae unplaced genomic scaffold, Da-Ae ScsIHWf_2276;HRSCAF=2934, whole genome shotgun sequence genome contains the following window.
TAGTCTAAAACTCTCATTTGAATGTGTGACTGCAGTTTAGAGTTCACAGATTTGCTTGTTTAACTGCTTTACATGACTGCCATCTCTCTTGTTTTTGCAGAGTGGAGCTTGGAGCCTGAATGATTGTGACTAGCTTGTTTCTGTTCCGAGAACTTGTAAGTTGGAACTATAACTTGAAACAGTCATGTTTCTGTTCTGTAGCTTGCTTGTGCTCTGTTACTTTTGTAGAGTATAGACTGTGTCATTGTTTTGTCTCAGTTGtctcttagttctttttaaatcACTGGTTGTATGAGCTAAATGAATTAGTCAGGCGTATTGATGGTTTCTTGTTAGAGCATCTTAGTCATTTTGCAAGCTGTTTTGGAAAACTGTTTTGATAGTTGTATAGAGAACGTATAAATGTGTTCTTTGACTTCATTGAGTGATTATGTTGTTGTAGAGTGTAGTTCGTTGAGAGCAAATGTTGGAGCAACGTGTTGGAGGCTTGGAGTTTTGGAAGAGTGCAACtttgagttttatttttatgctaAACATTATACAATTATGcataaaaatttgtaaacttTGGGTTTTAATTTCATGATAAACATTTacagttataaaataaaaaagaatgtaAGCTTTGGGTTTTTAATTTCATGCTTAATTAAAGacaaaaattgatataaaagagATTGATttgcaagaaaaaaattaatgggcGAACCCTGTACAAGTCCTAACCCTTAACTAAAAATAGGGTTAAAACAGGGTTGAGTTAAAATAGGGCTGGACTTATATTACACAAACGAAACGAGGGTTAGGCCCTAGCCCGCAAATTAACATCCCTATCCATAACCACGTATTCTTCATCACTCAGCGAACCTGGTGTTCAGATATCATCAAAATTACAAATCCATAAactaaagatgaagaagaacgagatataaagaagaaaaaaacagctACCAGTTCCACATAACATTGCATTGCTCTCATTGCCTTTCTCCAAAGAGGAGGTTTCATCATCCCCTTCATCAGACTTTAATCCAACTGTAAGAAAGCTATATAATAAGAGGGTATGAACATGTTTTAAGGTCATAATCATAAGAGTTGCGTTGGTAGGTAGTACCCTTGTTAGATAAATATCCAATGTAATCGTCATAAAGTGAATAGCTGTCGTAAACGGGTAGTTTCCTACGAGGTCGGATCAAATATGGTAAAGGAATCCCTGCAAGGGATCAATCAAGATGCACAATCTGGATCAAAAACTCGGAAGAACCAAAACACGATTACATAATTGTAGAAGTGGCGACAAGTGAGCTTACTTTTGACTTTACTCGTCCGAGATTCTATGGAGTGGAATGAAGTCGAAGAAGAAACTGGTTCGAATGTTGCCATGTACCTGAGGAGCAATCAAGAAAGGCACAGTTGTTAGATTCTTCACAAGCAATTGCAAGAACGTTTATCATCCCTTATAACTAAGAAACCCTAAGAAAAAGTTCAGAGGTTGATTGTTTGGAGATTTTAaactagtttttggtttttgatttttcaaaATCCATTTTCCTCCCAATCATGATTTTAGTAAAGtagattttctatttttttagggaaactagtttttgatTCCTTTTACTCTTTTCTACGTAAAAgccaaaatctttttttttttgtttctccttACATTTTGCCACGATCAAGAaccaaaatgtattttttatttttgaaaaatattattaaatttaaataaataacgtAGAATATAAAACCTACACTTGCCACTCTATAACACCACACAAAACAAACGTGAAACAACATTACATTTCTAAGCAGTTGGAGTTAATTATCTTCACTACTTATCGAAGCAGTTAAAATTCTATTAAGgtaagttaatttattattgtttaataaatattttgtaccataaaattttaaagcagAGTAGTTAAAGTTGTTAATCATAAGTATAATAATTTTTCTACACTTTAAttagttttgtattttaaaaaaaaatacataaaatattttaataaagttattctttttctattgttttaaaaatataattaatttttagtttatgaaaaataatatttattattatgtaaTACACCATATGTGTACTTATATTTACCACAATTTTAGATATAGTTGTTAATTTTTcgttacatttttaatataaatttataaatattatttgtccactgttgttttattataaattttacataaagcatatataattaaattctaCACATAGAATTAAATTTTTGTAGTTACCCATTAttcaatacatatataaattatagttatggcaatttttattaaaaaatatgtctacacaagtttataatataaagtacatatatatatatatatatataacttatgttTAAACTtagaattaaatttttatatttatgtttaaacatAGAATTACATTATTtcatgtttgtttttatttaaaataattttttatgttttggtaatgatattctatattttattattttcagaataaatattttattatcgagaatatttttatttattattttaaaagcaaaaaccaaaaaccaaaaactaaaaactaaaaaccaaaatttaaaatcaccattcatgtttttcaaaaaactaaaatctagtgcaaaatcaaaaaccaaaaaccaaaatctaaaatctaaaaaccaaaaactaaaagccaaaaaccaaaatccaaaatctagaaactaggaaaacaatcatcacctcaATCAACACTAACGAGAGATTGTTGGAGAACTTTGCAGGAAACTTTCTCCGCAAGCAAACAATGGAAACCCTAGCTTCCGTTATTATACCTCGAAAGAACCACAGTCCTAAAACCCTAACAGCAACGAAAGAGAATAGTATAACCGAAAAGATAAATCCCCAAAATAATCATATGATTAACACAGAGATTAGGGAAGTCGAGTGAAAGATTAGCACCGACGAAAACTACGGTAGCCTATATCTGCatcataattttcaaaaaagaaaaagaatatccaTACAAATACAAAACACAACGAAGCCCACGGCCCAATCCAATTCAAGCTATGACTGAGTTTCACATGGAGGTAGAGAGCAGCAAGGCTGTGATTGAGTTGCAAGTGGAGGAGGCAGAGACCAATTCTTCTTCACAAGAGTCTCTCCCGGAGCCTCAAGTCATGTATCGATGCAGGAAATGCAGAAGAATAGTCGCTATTGAGGATGACATAGTCCCTCATAAACCAGGGAAAGGCTAAGAATGCTTTGCTTGGAAGAAGATAAGCGGAAACTATTGGGTTTGTGATATATGTCAATAGTATTTTGTAGATACGTTACTTGTTCGTCACTcctataaaaatagaaaactatGTCGTATATATACTTTTTCCGTAATGTAGTAAGGAAATATACAAGATTTTATGGTATCAGTGCACGTGTTGGATCCACTGACGCTAACAACGATCAAATTTCGCAGTTGATTCAACTCCTCCAGGCACAGCGACCACACACCTCTTCAGAAAAGTTGTCGGGTAAAACATATGACGGGAGACTTGTCTCTGCTGATAAATGTGGTGGACATTTCCTCGTCTCCTGTCAAATTCCCTAACGGGAATAGCTCTCGAGCAACAAAACGTGGTGTTTTACCACTTGGCTCTAACTATTTGCTCGATGATGTTTTGTTTGTACCCGATTTTGATTGTACTCTGATCTCTGTGGCTAAGTTGTTGAAGCAGACAGGCTGTGTAGCCATCTTTACTGACACTTTATGCTTCTTGCAGGATCGTTTTTCGAGGACTTTGATTGGAGCGGGTGAAGAGCGTGAGGGAGTGTACTATTTTACGGGTGTCTTCGCTGCTCGTGCGCACAAGATCTCGAAAGTGGTCAAGTCGTCTGGAGTCTTGTGGCATCGTGTAGATTAGGACACCCATCTGCTAGTGTTTTGCTTTCTTTACCGGAATGTGATCAATCCTCTAGTGCATTGGGAGAGATCAAGAGTTGTGATATTTGTTTTCGTGCTAAACAAACACGAGAGATTTTTAATGATAGTAATAATAAAGCTTTGGATTGCTTTTCTCTTGTTCATGCGGATGTAAGGGGTCCATACAGAACTCCTTCTACTTGTGGTGCAATCTATTTTCTGACCTTGGTCGATGATTATTCTAGGACGGTGTGGATTTATCTCATGACGGCTAAGTCTGAAGTCTCAAACTTGATTCGTAACTTTTGTGCCATGTCTGATCGCTAGTTTGGAAAACCGGTTAAAGCTTTTAGAAGTGACAATGGGACTGAATTTATGTGTCTCACGTCTTTCTTTCAAGAAAACGGGATCCTGCATCAGACGTCTTGTGTTGACACTCCCCAACAAAATGGTAGAGTCGAGCGTAAACATCGGCACATTCTCAACGTCGCTCGTGCCTGTTTGTTTAAGAGTAACATGCCAATTAAATTCTGGGGAGAGAGTATTATGACTGCCACACATCTGATCAATCGCACGCCGTCTTCTGTTCTGCAAGGAAAGACTCCATACGAGCTACTCTTTGGATCTTGGCCAAAGTACGAGATGCTTTGTACGTTTGGCTGTTTGTGTTACGCTCATGTTCGATCTCGCGACAAAGACAAGTTTGGAACTTGCAGCAAGAGATGTGTATTTGTAGGCTATCCATATGGGAAGAAGGGTTGGCGTCTATATGATATCGAGACTGGAAAGTTCTTCGTCAGCCGCGATGTCCAGTTTCAGGAAGATGTGTTTCCTTACATGGACATGAAGCACGCCACCCAACAGAAGCAGACACCTTCTCTGGAGATAGTCGACGCTGACTGGTTTGTACCTGTACAGACTCCTTTTACGCCTACTGTTTTGACTGAGACATTCCCCGACACTCCTTCTGCTGATCCATCACCAATTTCAGTTGAACCGCCATGGTTTCAGCTCCTGACATATCTGCTGATGATGAATACCTTGAATCTACTTCAGATACAGCTCCTGCACAAGAACTTTTGGGTTGTGGACATCGGCCTAAGAAGCCATCAGTTCTGTTGAAAGATTATGTTACTTCTCATGTACACTCCTCATCTTCTCACGCTCTCACACCTGGTTTCTCTCTATCAAATTCCTCGTCTACGGTTTCTGTTAAGAACCTCTATCCCATTGCCGAGTGTTTAACTGACTCTGGTTTTTCAGGAAATTACATCGCTTTCATGGCTGCGGTGCTCGGCAGTACGGAACCGAAGCATTTCAAAGATGCTGCTCGTATTAAGGAATGGTGTGAAGCAATGCAGAAAGAGATTGAGGCTCCCGAGGAAAATCATACATGGGATATTACTGATCTACCTCCAGGCAAGCGATCTATAAATTTCAAATGGGTGGACAAATTGAAATGGAGCGCTAACGGTACACTGGAACGCTACAAGGCTCGATTGGTGGTATGTGGAAATCGGCAAAAAGAGGGTACTGATTTTAATGAGACATTTGCTCTGGTTGCGAAAATAACAACAGTTCGTTATCTACTAAGTATAGCAGCTGCAAAAGATTGGGAGGTTCATCCAATGGATGTCCATAACGCACTTTTGCATGGCGATCTTGAGGAAGAGGTTTATATGAAACTTCCACCAGACTTTAAGTCTTCAGATTCAACTAAGGTATGTCGTCTTCGGAAATCGCTTTGTGGTCTGAAACATTCACCTCGCTGCTGGTTCGCTAAACTGTCTGCAGCACTTCGCCAGTTCGGGTTCACACAAAGTAAAGAAGATTACTCATTGTTTTCATACAAAAAGGGAGCAACGATCTTACACATTCTTGTCTATGTGGATGAATTCATTCTCGCTGGAAATAATCTGCGGGTGATTGATCGTTTCAAAACTCATCTCAATGATTGTTTCCATATGAAGGACCTTGGAAATCTGAAGTACTTCTTAGGAATCAAGGTATGTCGTGGTCCTGGTAGGTTTAGTCTTTCACAGTGCAAATATGCGCTTGAGATTCCGAAGCCGGCCTACTAGGATGTAAACCTTCAGCAGTTCCTATCGagctaaatcacaaacccaataGAAACTCTGCTGAACGAGTTCAGTGCTCTTCCATCTTTGTCCAGCTTATGAAATGGATGCAAACTAGTGAGATAATctttaaaaacatgtttttttttatctcaacaAGAATCTTTATAATTGATCTTAACATGCTGTTTGAATTTTTGCAGTTCATGATGGGTTTGTTGAAGAGAAGCTTCTTTGTTTGGGATGTAACGCCCGGTTAGGTTATTTCAACCGGGCTAGGATGCAATGCAGCTGTGGAGCGTGGGTTAATCCGGCTTTCCAGCTCCATAAAGAGCCGATTAAACTATAGTGAACATGTCATTCTCAtttgttagtttttttgttataaatctaATAAAAGTTCATTATTAGCTTAataatttaaagtattttaaatccTAACATAGTGAAcatattatcatttttgtttatttctaaTTTTAGGGGAAGAACCAAGGGGAGAAAAGACCGGAAGTCCAGTCCAAAGAAACACGCATTTGGAAACTAAAGGCTATAATTAAAAAGAATTAACAAACTCActtttattaaagaaaaaaattagttaatttaCCAAATAAATggttttttacaaatttagctAAAAATAACAAATGAGTTTTTAATTGTATAAAACCGAACTTTGTGGCGCTTGTGAATAAGTTGTCCTCTTCTCTAATCTCAACAAAGAAAACGTTTCAAAAGGAGAAGAAAGACAAATCTTGTAACATATTCAATCAAATGGCGACCAAGgccatcttcttctttgtctcgGCCTTGTGCCTGTCGTCTCTAGCCGGCAAGGCTATGGCCGACGCCGATGATTTTGACAGTTTCAAAATTCAGGGATCGGTTTACTGTGACACATGCCGTGTCCAGTTCGTTACCCGTCTTAGCAAATTCCTTGAAGGTATGCACATTACACATGCTTATAGTATTAGTCGAAAATCTAAAAAGTAATAACAATAGCCAAATAGTAAAGCTTAGTGGTAATGTTTCCAACTCATGTATATATTTGCCTATAAATATTATCTAGAAACATATTCACTTCAGTCCActtttattttttcctctaaaattattctatatttatagtaaaaaataGATGAATGTCATCGTAGATGCAtgagtaaattttatttttattttaaggaaaaaatagtaaaatatattagatttaGTTTAAAGGGTGCTTTGGGGCAATGTATAAACTCGTTAGTCATGGATACAATTTTCTgctaaaaaaattgatgtttctAAGCCGAAGATTTCATTACAAATTTGAGGCTCGAAAAAGTGTTGATAATGTCTTCTTGAAGATTAGCTGGACTTCAGTGTAGATACTCtttgataataataaaactattaataattagtaACAAGAATATGTGTCCTTTTCTTCCTATTCCAATTGtaatttttctttcgtttttgATTTGGTGGGTGAAGGAGCAAAAGTGAAGCTAGAGTGCAGGAGCAGAACAAACGGAACCGTGGCGTTGACAAAGGAAGCCGTGACTGACAAATCAGGCAGCTACACGATGGAAGTGACCGGTGACCACGAGGAAGAAGTCTGCGAGCTCGTTCTCCTCCAATCACCTGACAGTGCTTGCAGTGACGTCAGCCAAGATGCTTACTTACGCAACGCCGCTAAGGTTAGCCTGACGGCAAATGACGGTATCGTCTCTCATGAGACACGTATCGTTAACCCTCTCGGTTTCATGGTTAAGACGCCGTCAGCTGAATGTCCCGCCGCTTTTAAGGAACTCGGGATTGTTCCTGACGTCACCTTCTAAATATGATGACAACCTCTATCTCATAAATCGTTATTATAACTACCATCATctattgtttgttttcttatatataaaagtgtaatttgataaaatacaaaaaaaacggggtaattcaaataatttattataatttttcgaGCAGATTAAATCAATGTCATTATATACAGAAATGATGCAGATCTTGTCTCTTTTAGAATTCATGTAGATTTGCTCATTCCAGGGCCGGAAGAATGTTATACATTACGTTAAGCTAATAAAAGTAcaaaataaattcaattttcataataaattcaattttcaTAAGATAATGGAGGCAATCAACTgttacaataaatttaaaacactGAAATACagttttgtttaacatttttcctacaaaactattaaataaatttgtatagtCAAATACCATTCATATTTGTGTCAGTTGATAACAAAACCAGTCCATATAATCTCCCATATGGCATATTAGACTgccaatattttttaacagtttCAGTTTCATAAAACttcagaaaattttaattttttaaaaatgaagtaTTTCAATAGGCTTTCTTACTTATTATGGTATTGATTatcaaaaaagttttagtaaccataaataaattatcactatGTATAAATGCATACCCTTGGTTAAAGATATTTCAAGATTTCAAACTTGATGTTCTCAAGGTATTATAACTAAAAtgtctaaaaatattattttaactataaaacTATCCGTTTTACTTATCATACgctaataagaaaataaactaaaaatgctCTTCCTAATCAACGGTTTTGATGACTTGTTTTCTGGATCGGCCATGCCTCTTTCGTTAGTTGTTATAAATTTTGTCCTATTACTTGGAATGATTAGATTATATTTGTCTTAGAGCTCATGTAGATTTCGTCCTTTGTAGAGTTGTTGTAGATTTCATCCCTCCTTGACTTTGAGTTTGTATAGATTATGCCTCTCTAAGAGCTTTTGCAGATTCCTCTTTTGTAGGGTTGTGGTAGATTGTTTCTCTCCTTGAGTTGATACGAGATTAGATGTCTCTTAGAGCCATTCCATTTGAGATTTTTCAACATAAATGttccaaattcaaaaaaaaaactattagaaTGAGTATTTCAATTGTTAAGAAAtccattttattaaataatatttttagttgttaGATATTTATGCTCGCAATCTTTCAATGGAATTGCTGTTAGAGCTTCTGATAtactaaaaatgaatatttgctactgtcaagttaataGTGTTGTTGTAGTATGTTTAGATTCAATTTCGGAGGACCAGTTTATACTTTATCCTATTAGTTCAATAATAAGCTAAAACAATAACGAGGTTTAAAGGTTGATTGAAAGCGTAGAATGCAAGTAACAAGCAAATAGAGGGTTTAACTAAATGATAAGCGAGCTAGCCTAGAGAGATTAACAGATTAACGAGGGAGCGAGCCGAACAGTCTATTCAAGTTCCTTAAGATCGAGTCCAGAACTCAGGTAACTAGGTAGATCAGCCCACTCTCGTGGTATTGTTCCTTTTATTGATCGATCTCAGctcctaaactctcgtttgagCTGAGATGCGATGATAAACCTTAGGAGCTGACCCGATGGGTTTACAAAGCAGcctaatatctacttttgcTGATTAGGGTTGTCATGCTCATGCAAAACGTGTCAAGTAATCTAATGCACGGTTAATGATTAGATCTACTTAAGTTCATGCATCAAGTGATCAATTTAATGCAATCAATACGACCGGTAATGAATGAAGACAATTGATGATACTTATTTGTGTTCAGCTCGCGATCTAGCAACCCTAACACCCTAGGCTAACAAGATCGACTACTCAGTCATAACACAAGTAAACACATATGATAATTCTGAATAATACATGATGGGATTGAATAGAAAtaaaatagggtttaggataATCTTCTCCAGGGTGAGAAAGATGGAGCCGTCTCCCTTACAAAGCAATTCCAAAAGTAACTTGTCTTACAAAAACTAgcgtaagaaataaaaaataaggaTATAGGCgcttttatatggaggcgccatTAAGTTAGAGAAGAGGGACGACTAGGGGAAACTCTCGAAATAACTTGGATGTTTCCTTAAATGTCGGAAACAATCGCTCGGACTGTTCCTAAGGGGAACAATCGCCAAACTGATCCGCTTGGCTGTTCCGCGGGAAATCTTCCAAATATGGCATCTTTTCTTCATGCACCCTTCTTCGACTCTGCAACCTATTCCAGACCTGAAAAATCTCAAAAATGAATGAACAGACTCGATAAAAGATTTGAAAACCATTGAATACGTATTTACTATGATGTCAAAAACATCATATATCAGCTTCCGTAGGTTCTACCATTCATAGGATTATTATTGATTTCGTCCGTCCTGGATTGATTATATtccctgttctaaaaatcggccgtCTGGACGCTACGCGTCACTCTTCCTccccgatttatgccaaatcggtttaaaaaatcggatataCGATTTTCtccgcctagaccgcctaaatgaccgcctagccgcctaatctattttttttattttttttattttatttttctataatatttttatttatttatttgatctaaaattttgtaaatatcatttatattcatatttttgatgaaaattacactatattaaatttatatattctatttgtgtgttatATACAGTCtcaaacatgaaaatgtattaatattatacacaattaaagattaatatgttttatgacatagtaaacaatttaaaaattcCGTCCTTCATAATTTTcaattaatccccgattttctctttaagcgctaggcccaacccgaccgcccaactagcgcctagcgcctagcgcgttcccgaacaTGGATTGTATTTAGATAAATCCGTCCTTTGAAGGGTTATTGTAGATTTCGTCTTTCATTATGTGATATAGATTATGGGTTTCTATAATAATGATGATATTATACATATGAACATCAGCTGTTACTTGAAAGCTCTCGGAAATCGCAATATATTCTCTATTTTCCCgttgtttctcttcttcttctttctcctatCTAGGGTTTGGTGCtttctttatttatagaattaGAGGGGTCGCTACAGTTGCCTAATTCATATGCGTATAGGAACCGATTCTCTAAACCATAATTCTTGTTAgaaatatttcctttttaaaataactGTATTGTCTTCTGCATTCTTCACTGATCTTCTACCCTGACTGCAATTTGTTAATCTTCTGCGTTTACGGCAGTTCACCAATTTTTACGCTTACTGCAAATTTCATCGTAACCCTATTCCTGTgaactttatatttatattaggttAGCCGGAGTGAATAAATTATTTCCTACACCGAAAATCAAATTACGTCTTTCCAAAACTTTACTGTGTTCTTTTAAATTTGAATGTTGAACTGCCCTCGATAACACTAATGTTCGAGGCATTATCACacgatcttaaaaaaaaaattaagcaaacAATCGTTTCAACCATAACATATTGGCCAAGGTAACgtacatcatcatcatcatctcgaGTTCAATACTTCCAAAACACACCCGAACTTCCTACtccagtttttttcttttaaaagatCTAAACTTCTTATTATTTATGtactaacaaaataataataataataattaataatccTTATAGTAGAATCGCATATATTCATTTCAAATGGTTCCATCAACTAAAAGttcctttaattaacttaaAGATGAGTAGTTAGACACTACTTGCAGCAtcattttcgaatttttttgtCATTAGCTCAACTGCAAAACATTCTAGCCATTGCGTTAGAAGTCTTCGGTGTTAGAAGTCTTCGGTTCGAATGACCATTAAgacaaattaatattacatgCTGATCTGAATTTTCCAAATCGCTTTTTCGATCCCGCCGTATCACTCCTGAGATGTGTATTGACTACTTAAAACATTGAAACCTGATCTGGGGGAATTCTTGATCAAATTTGTtctcatgtttttaaatttaatataccGTCTaacaacaaataaacaaaaattataattgcataataatatgataaaaatgATACCAGGTTAAAAACATATGGACCCAAGTCCCAcgtgaatattttttatttttgtcttttattttctttttttttatcgagTGGATTGATTTCGGTTGATGTTGCGTGCAAAAGTATATCGAATATATATTGCCCCCACACAAGATCTCCTCTTACAAAATCTTGTCCAACAATGCTTTTTAGGGTTTTCTCGTCGGATTCTTGTTCGCCGTTCACCGGAATCTGATTTTCACCGGCTGCCAGTTCTTAGTCCCCGACAATGGGTACTAAATGTGTGTATCAAATAATATGCTTGCCTTTAATTATTATGTCTactcttttatttgattattttcatGCTTTTTATGTATTTCTGTTTTCCAAATTATTCAATGACCTTACTCCATTGTTTTATGCTAACACACTATCGTAGTGTTTTTCAATTAAAGCGTTTATTATACCTAATTAGCATCCAAATTGGCAATTTGCACATGATTTGATGTATGCTTACATTGCTCTACTTTTTAACTTTGAATTTCCAAAAATGTCTTTCTTTACGTTCTTTTTCCTCAGACACATTCTTACACTCTCTTTTCTCTTACATATTTTTatactttcttttttcttacacTATTTTTCCTCGTATACTTTTACACTCTATTTCCTTTTACACTCatattttctttcatctttcatATTTCTTCTcgcgattttttttatttacactcttattttttttttttttatttctttcttccaACAGAATGTGTAAAacgaaaaaatgtaaaatttgaacataaatattatcgtgtaactaaataaataacagCAAAACATAAATGTTATCAAAATATGTATTAGCTGAAAAACAATATATCATCTAACAAAACATGTATCCGTTACTTACAGTTATTTTCTAAGAAACTTATGAACCGGATGGGAGTCCAAAGATAAGCACGGATTTCTTCGGCACCGAAAATATCAACATAGACCAGACGAAGACCTAGGACAATCTTTTACCTACAaagataacaaataaaaaagaatcaaataCTACACAGATAACGAATCATCTTccagataaaaaatattatcagcCTATTTTCCAGCTACCAaatcaagttaaaaaaataatgtacaAGCGgacaaacaatttataaaatcattaatGAGCTATACAACAATGCATCAATTAACAACAAGTTTTTGGTAACATCATACAACAATTTATCAACTTTCGATACCAAACTATGTATCAGCTAACAAAACATGTACCAAACAACAAATTATTTATCAGATAATAAACTATTTctcaattaaaatattaactcacTTATCAAACCATTTATCAGATACACAACCCATATATCAATTAGCGACAAGTCTTTTGTAAGATCATACGAACCATTTATGATTTATTTGTTATGAAACTATCTATCCGCTAACATAACATGTACCATGCAACAAATCTTTTATCATATAACAAATCATTTCGTGAGAAAAATGTATCAAGTCAAAATCACGTATCAACTAATTTATCAGCTAAA
Protein-coding sequences here:
- the LOC125600471 gene encoding pollen-specific protein-like At4g18596, whose translation is MATKAIFFFVSALCLSSLAGKAMADADDFDSFKIQGSVYCDTCRVQFVTRLSKFLEGAKVKLECRSRTNGTVALTKEAVTDKSGSYTMEVTGDHEEEVCELVLLQSPDSACSDVSQDAYLRNAAKVSLTANDGIVSHETRIVNPLGFMVKTPSAECPAAFKELGIVPDVTF